A stretch of Onychomys torridus chromosome 2, mOncTor1.1, whole genome shotgun sequence DNA encodes these proteins:
- the Tmem69 gene encoding transmembrane protein 69 translates to MLHFIRKFSGASSKMLKYPFTVKLRTSRIDILSPKTSPQQNKLFPLPPRTWLPTSFQVCRKKIQCYHASPCNFKRQQKEAVLPSRTPSTITYLPDSPKPALYISLVGLIPFIAPPLTMVITKSYIPILALTQMAYGASFLAFLGGVRWGFALPESSPAKPDYINLASSMSPVVFSWLAILFSERLSEATVMVIIGLGVALHNELFLLPHYPNWFKALRIVSTVVAFFSFVVTLILKSIYPEKGTKKPGQVEI, encoded by the exons ATGCTTCACTTCATCCGGAAATTTTCTGGAGCCTCTTCAAAG ATGCTGAAGTACCCTTTTACAGTGAAACTCAGAACCAGCAGAATAGATATACTTTCTCCTAAGACATCTCCTCAGCAAAACAAACTTTTCCCTTTGCCTCCAAGGACTTGGCTTCCCACATCATTTCAAGTGTGTAGGAAGAAGATACAATGCTATCATGCATCACCATGCAACTTTAAAAGACAGCAGAAGGAAGCAGTCCTTCCCTCCAGGACACCAAGCACCATCACTTACCTACCTGATAGCCCAAAGCCAGCATTATATATAAGTCTTGTGGGGCTAATCCCCTTTATTGCTCCACCCCTCACCATGGTCATAACAAAGTCTTATATCCCCATACTAGCTCTTACTCAGATGGCTTATGGAGCCAGTTTCCTAGCTTTCTTGGGAGGGGTCAGATGGGGCTTTGCTCTGCCAGAAAGTAGTCCAGCCAAACCAGACTACATCAATTTAGCTAGTAGTATGAGTCCTGTTGTATTTTCATGGCTAGCCATCCTCTTTTCTGAAAGACTCAGTGAAGCCACAGTCATGGTAATAATAGGTTTAGGGGTAGCATTACACAATGAACTTTTCCTTTTGCCACATTATCCCAACTGGTTCAAAGCCTTGAGGATAGTAAGTACTGTAGTggcttttttctcatttgttgtcACTTTAATACTTAAGAGCATTTATCCAGAAAAAGGGACCAAGAAACCTGGTCAAGTAGAAATATGA